A genomic window from Pseudoalteromonas rubra includes:
- a CDS encoding RHS repeat-associated core domain-containing protein encodes MSDFIVRLKTSYGPMYGQAGCPGSRTAYKYKLLLSKGTDEYSKFDYDFSDVEDIRFADLNGDGLSDLVFAKDSGWQYRLGTGNAAAPLQSAKSLSILSAKMGTESYRGNVHFADVNQDNIADIIALNHTRVVLREGYCRWVGDGQPHGIEPEVPALAEEVTTTSWRNCGTGYIWVDTTYTDGMQATVWTGKTTSATSIGYTEIKLGSGLRGTAHTLKIGDIDGDGLVDVLRSSTAATSNATFAHYRNTMLSASVASHKLTKVTTGFGVETDINYKKISDSAVYTHLPAFNTLGKVNANFFSPKFGMWLVSSVYSDSNGSGSSAQQVGVKYKYSGFKIDKLGRGPQGFYEIETTDPQTNIKTTTRYHQSWPLTGKPQFTKSYAGDNLITHATSTWRQHTDKQGSLFVYLRHSDEKGWQIGTDGVRRPIKRIMVTNSYDSGLTDKWGNLTSNTTATYMPTGSGQDSWTVAHITSSTNAYYTGADYLRYGRLKSSSVRQLQYAKQGLAYSHLTRKTEFTYYDNLMLKSETVAPECSGSGTSRNNANHCDASNKYTKTKHYDAFGNVKQIDVTAGSETRSSYTQYDSTGELVVRKTNALNQAVTFLYNGVSNPDGRIESVTETSPNGVSITKLLNQWGEAVETRFADGTYQKRETLSCGSSSLCSSVSGRYYTKSTQSGMAAQYEVFDIYGRNVRNTKALVDGSVAYEDITYDRHNNPVTKTLPYKLGETKYTTRFDFDGYNRLEKTTLPSGKATSIQYLGHLTRTTDVGGSNDNYSASSYKRDEMQDVQGRTLYKTDPYTGSNPDIVNRVKFGYNAFGNVVSTTNAVYNSSSGQFKNTAITTHYDRYGRKIKVEDPSRGTWQLYYNGFGEVVKEVNGRSETKETFYNKLGQVSRTVQLDKTVSGRSLISCNVYGNSKSAHNIGKLTDSYQFRVTGSAASCENLIANNTASISKHYTFDDLGRPESSVTKNAGGEFKSVSSYNSLGQISQMALPNGMFVKSYYTNGKLRSNYDAATNKLLSKIERVDAQGRVTQQTFAGGVSRTQSFEKDSAFIDSISISNATQTLYTVNYKHDIRGTTRHRISQYYEPGVGNDSFKFTESFGYENNGLQRLETRTVSHASTRYGVSLRLANQTYSYDAYGNIKTNTNVGTYHYTNASNPYQLMSVSGASGKRSYSMSYDSHGNIVNDGQRRFYYTQFDKPYKITKDNNTYTEFRYDEAGNRYYRKDVQLVNGSSQTKQVYYVGKVYELIKQSGGKNSSGSALPSQIEHRWYAGGVVISQVEGQAQKTQVAHSDMLGSTVLVTNDSGSAIAQYIYDPWGKQQRVYAASEMGSSLLPLTQMRAFTGHEQVDQLEVIHMNGRIYDANLGRFLQADPFVQFPDLTQSHNRYSYVLNNPLTYNDPSGYFLKKLMKITGLSSLLKAIAKIPILDAAVSIALGIYAPWALPLYQGLKTYAVTGSFGAALKAYVISSVTIGVSEVIGGALPFEAGGLTAVANVASHAMVGGITSVLQGGKFGHGFVSSMVTASMKGFMNPKTTNFGNAYTRTIIAGLVGGTVSELTGGKFANGAVTSAMQWWYNAEGGGKHEAQRKAAEEKRKLHMSKVKKVGVQLSVPSTLVELVGGDSNGHGISLEVGVVFGESWEEFAGLYFTSGAEEGLSGNLGPKPFGKLSRLGAAITLGESAGTFIDFAGGATNVAVGAGFNFEGSLSHAGMPGYSISLGPMVGASVSRTNTHVLSFSGLISDSSCGVAC; translated from the coding sequence TGTATGGTCAGGCTGGGTGTCCGGGTTCTCGTACGGCATATAAATATAAGCTGCTGCTGAGTAAAGGCACTGATGAATATAGTAAGTTCGACTATGACTTCAGTGATGTGGAAGACATTCGGTTTGCAGACTTAAATGGTGATGGCCTGTCTGATCTGGTGTTTGCTAAAGACAGTGGCTGGCAATATCGCCTGGGCACAGGCAATGCAGCCGCGCCGTTACAGTCGGCAAAAAGCTTGTCGATCCTCTCTGCAAAAATGGGCACTGAGAGTTACCGTGGGAATGTTCACTTTGCGGATGTAAACCAGGATAACATTGCTGATATCATCGCACTTAACCATACCCGCGTTGTACTGCGGGAGGGATATTGCCGCTGGGTAGGGGATGGCCAGCCCCATGGTATTGAACCTGAAGTGCCTGCGTTAGCAGAGGAAGTGACAACCACGTCATGGCGCAATTGTGGTACGGGCTATATCTGGGTCGATACAACCTATACCGATGGGATGCAGGCCACTGTCTGGACAGGGAAAACAACCAGCGCCACGAGTATTGGCTACACGGAAATCAAACTGGGCAGTGGTTTAAGAGGGACAGCCCACACGCTTAAAATTGGTGACATAGATGGTGACGGCCTGGTTGATGTGTTGCGCAGCAGTACGGCTGCCACGTCCAATGCGACCTTTGCGCACTATCGTAATACGATGCTGAGCGCCAGTGTAGCCTCACATAAGCTGACCAAGGTCACCACAGGTTTCGGTGTTGAAACCGACATTAACTATAAGAAGATATCAGACAGCGCGGTGTACACCCATTTACCGGCGTTTAATACCTTAGGTAAGGTGAATGCGAACTTCTTCTCACCAAAATTTGGTATGTGGCTGGTGAGCAGTGTCTATTCAGATTCTAATGGCAGTGGTTCATCGGCCCAGCAAGTGGGTGTTAAATACAAATACTCCGGGTTTAAGATTGATAAACTGGGTCGCGGGCCACAGGGCTTCTATGAAATAGAAACCACCGATCCGCAAACGAACATCAAAACAACGACGCGCTATCATCAGAGCTGGCCACTGACGGGCAAACCTCAGTTCACCAAATCTTATGCCGGCGACAATCTGATCACGCATGCAACCTCGACCTGGAGACAGCATACCGACAAGCAGGGATCACTCTTTGTTTATCTTCGTCACAGTGATGAAAAAGGCTGGCAGATAGGTACTGATGGCGTCCGCCGCCCCATCAAACGCATTATGGTGACCAACAGTTATGACTCAGGACTGACTGACAAATGGGGTAACCTGACGAGCAATACTACGGCGACTTATATGCCAACGGGCAGTGGCCAGGATAGCTGGACTGTGGCGCACATCACCAGTTCAACCAACGCCTATTACACGGGGGCGGACTATCTGAGATATGGGCGTTTAAAATCAAGCTCGGTGAGACAGCTGCAATACGCTAAGCAGGGGCTGGCTTATTCTCATTTGACCCGTAAAACGGAGTTTACTTACTACGATAACTTGATGCTGAAAAGCGAAACCGTTGCGCCTGAATGCTCGGGCAGCGGCACGAGTCGAAATAATGCGAACCACTGTGATGCCAGTAACAAGTACACCAAAACAAAGCATTACGATGCGTTTGGTAATGTGAAGCAAATTGATGTAACCGCAGGCTCAGAGACTCGCTCCAGTTATACCCAGTATGACAGCACGGGCGAGCTGGTTGTCAGAAAGACGAATGCGCTGAATCAGGCTGTTACATTTTTATATAATGGTGTCAGTAACCCGGATGGACGCATTGAGTCTGTCACAGAAACCAGCCCCAATGGCGTGTCAATAACGAAACTTCTGAACCAGTGGGGAGAAGCGGTAGAGACCCGTTTTGCGGACGGGACTTATCAGAAGCGTGAAACCTTATCCTGTGGCAGCAGCTCGCTGTGTTCATCGGTGAGCGGACGCTACTATACTAAATCCACTCAATCTGGCATGGCTGCGCAGTATGAGGTGTTTGATATATATGGCCGTAATGTGCGCAATACCAAAGCACTGGTTGATGGCAGTGTGGCGTATGAGGATATCACCTACGACCGACACAACAACCCGGTCACCAAGACACTGCCCTATAAATTGGGAGAGACTAAGTACACGACGCGCTTCGACTTTGATGGTTACAACCGGTTAGAAAAGACGACGCTACCCAGTGGTAAAGCGACAAGCATTCAGTATCTGGGCCATTTAACCCGGACCACGGATGTGGGTGGCAGTAATGATAATTATAGTGCCAGCAGCTACAAACGCGATGAAATGCAGGATGTGCAGGGTCGTACATTGTATAAGACAGATCCTTATACAGGCTCTAATCCGGATATTGTGAACCGTGTTAAGTTTGGCTACAACGCGTTTGGCAACGTAGTGAGCACGACCAATGCGGTTTATAATAGCAGCTCAGGGCAGTTTAAAAACACCGCAATCACAACGCACTACGACCGTTATGGCAGAAAAATCAAGGTAGAAGATCCCAGCCGGGGAACCTGGCAGCTGTATTACAACGGCTTCGGAGAGGTTGTTAAAGAGGTGAACGGTCGCTCTGAAACAAAAGAAACCTTCTATAATAAGCTGGGTCAGGTATCGCGTACTGTTCAGCTGGATAAAACCGTGTCTGGCCGTTCCCTGATCAGCTGTAATGTCTATGGCAACAGCAAATCTGCGCATAACATTGGTAAACTGACCGACTCTTATCAGTTCCGTGTGACGGGCTCAGCGGCAAGCTGCGAAAACCTAATTGCCAACAACACGGCGAGTATCAGTAAGCATTACACCTTTGATGACTTAGGTCGCCCTGAAAGCAGTGTGACTAAAAATGCCGGTGGTGAGTTTAAATCTGTGTCCAGTTATAACAGCCTGGGTCAGATTAGCCAGATGGCATTGCCAAACGGCATGTTTGTGAAGTCGTATTACACAAATGGTAAGCTGCGCAGTAACTATGATGCCGCCACGAATAAGTTGTTGAGCAAAATTGAGCGTGTTGATGCACAAGGCCGGGTGACACAGCAGACGTTTGCCGGTGGGGTATCCCGGACCCAGTCGTTTGAAAAAGACAGTGCCTTCATTGACTCAATTTCTATTTCTAATGCGACGCAGACGCTGTATACGGTGAATTATAAGCATGATATCCGTGGCACCACGCGTCATCGTATCAGTCAGTATTATGAGCCGGGCGTCGGCAATGACTCGTTTAAATTCACCGAGTCATTTGGCTATGAAAATAACGGTCTGCAGCGTCTCGAAACCCGCACGGTAAGCCATGCCAGCACCCGTTATGGTGTTTCATTGCGCCTGGCCAATCAAACCTACAGCTATGATGCATATGGCAATATCAAAACCAACACCAATGTAGGGACTTACCACTATACGAATGCCAGCAACCCATATCAGCTGATGTCAGTTTCGGGGGCAAGTGGTAAGCGCAGCTATAGCATGTCTTATGATAGTCATGGCAATATTGTTAATGATGGTCAGCGTCGTTTTTACTACACCCAGTTTGATAAGCCTTATAAAATCACCAAGGACAATAATACCTATACTGAATTCCGGTATGACGAAGCAGGTAACCGCTATTACCGTAAAGACGTACAGCTGGTGAATGGCAGTTCACAAACGAAACAGGTGTACTACGTTGGTAAGGTGTATGAGCTGATCAAGCAGTCAGGGGGTAAAAACAGCAGTGGCAGTGCTTTGCCATCGCAAATTGAACATCGCTGGTATGCAGGTGGTGTGGTTATCAGCCAGGTTGAGGGTCAGGCACAAAAAACTCAGGTTGCGCACAGCGATATGCTGGGCTCAACGGTGCTGGTGACCAATGACAGCGGCAGTGCGATTGCACAGTACATTTACGACCCTTGGGGTAAACAGCAGCGGGTGTACGCGGCTTCTGAAATGGGCAGCAGCCTGTTACCACTGACACAGATGCGGGCCTTTACCGGGCACGAGCAGGTAGATCAGCTCGAGGTCATACATATGAACGGGCGTATCTATGATGCCAATCTGGGTCGATTCTTACAGGCGGATCCGTTTGTTCAGTTCCCGGATTTAACACAAAGCCACAACCGTTACAGTTATGTGTTGAATAACCCACTGACTTACAACGACCCAAGTGGTTACTTCCTGAAGAAGTTAATGAAGATCACGGGGCTGAGCTCACTGCTCAAGGCCATTGCGAAGATCCCCATTCTGGATGCGGCGGTCAGTATTGCGTTGGGGATATATGCGCCCTGGGCATTGCCGTTATATCAGGGGCTGAAAACCTATGCGGTAACGGGGAGTTTCGGTGCAGCACTCAAGGCCTATGTGATCTCCAGCGTGACCATTGGTGTTTCTGAAGTGATTGGAGGCGCGTTACCTTTTGAAGCGGGAGGCTTAACTGCGGTCGCGAATGTTGCTTCTCATGCGATGGTTGGGGGGATCACCTCCGTTCTGCAAGGGGGTAAATTTGGTCACGGTTTTGTCAGCTCTATGGTGACGGCGAGTATGAAAGGGTTTATGAACCCTAAGACCACAAACTTTGGTAATGCCTATACTCGGACTATCATTGCGGGTCTTGTAGGGGGCACGGTCTCTGAACTCACCGGAGGTAAGTTCGCGAATGGTGCGGTCACTTCAGCCATGCAGTGGTGGTATAATGCTGAGGGAGGCGGTAAACATGAGGCACAAAGAAAGGCTGCTGAAGAAAAGCGCAAGTTACATATGAGTAAAGTAAAGAAGGTTGGTGTTCAACTCAGTGTACCAAGCACGCTCGTTGAGCTGGTTGGAGGCGACTCCAATGGGCATGGAATAAGCCTTGAAGTGGGAGTCGTTTTTGGAGAATCCTGGGAGGAGTTTGCTGGCTTGTATTTTACTTCTGGCGCTGAAGAAGGGCTTTCAGGCAACTTGGGCCCCAAACCATTTGGCAAATTAAGTCGGTTAGGTGCGGCAATAACCCTTGGCGAAAGTGCGGGTACTTTCATCGATTTTGCCGGCGGTGCTACTAATGTGGCCGTGGGGGCAGGATTTAATTTTGAAGGTTCACTCAGCCATGCTGGTATGCCAGGCTACTCTATTTCATTAGGTCCTATGGTGGGAGCGAGCGTTTCAAGAACAAATACTCATGTTTTATCGTTTTCCGGTTTAATAAGCGATAGCAGTTGTGGAGTTGCGTGTTGA
- a CDS encoding GNAT family N-acetyltransferase gives MPLLIEPLAEITPKLQQALACQLQACVTEGASLGFYHPISDPQMANYWAQVNTELFANTRVLLGAYIDEQLVASVQLVPCQKQNGRHRGEVEKLLVHPAYQRQGIAQALMQRLETYASQAGISLLVLDTQSGDKSELFYQAVGFNKAGEIPFYVNNQQGDRFATSYYYKQLC, from the coding sequence ATGCCACTCCTAATTGAGCCGCTCGCCGAGATCACCCCCAAGCTGCAACAGGCGCTTGCATGTCAGCTACAGGCCTGTGTCACCGAGGGCGCATCGCTTGGGTTCTACCACCCAATCTCAGATCCGCAGATGGCCAACTACTGGGCCCAGGTGAACACTGAGCTGTTCGCCAACACACGCGTGTTACTGGGCGCTTATATAGATGAACAGCTGGTTGCTTCTGTGCAACTGGTGCCTTGTCAGAAACAAAATGGCCGACACCGGGGTGAAGTAGAAAAATTACTGGTGCACCCGGCTTATCAACGTCAGGGCATAGCGCAGGCATTGATGCAACGTCTTGAAACCTATGCCAGCCAGGCCGGCATTTCATTGTTAGTACTGGATACGCAAAGTGGTGATAAATCAGAACTGTTTTACCAGGCAGTTGGATTCAACAAAGCCGGAGAAATCCCGTTTTACGTTAACAACCAGCAAGGTGACAGATTCGCTACAAGTTACTATTACAAGCAACTGTGTTAA